In Ptychodera flava strain L36383 chromosome 17, AS_Pfla_20210202, whole genome shotgun sequence, one genomic interval encodes:
- the LOC139115450 gene encoding uncharacterized protein yields MHYSVGQESVNLEMETKARSLQVAIYFKLESSKSAADEVLKLLTTVCKNSGVEVIPYKDYQKGSNNLLLSVVVVIDARQTNIADEQKPITPYEDHVEELAKLEKETSPTVIDKLWRLSTSTDIKYLKLENTNLVA; encoded by the exons ATGCATTACAGTGTTGGTCAAGAATCTGTAAACTTAGAAATGGAAACTAAGGCACGATCATTACAAG TTGCTATCTACTTCAAACTCGAATCCTCCAAGTCTGCTGCCGATGAAGTTCTTAAGCTACTTACAACAGTGTGTAAGAACAGTGGTGTTGAAGTTATACCCTACAAGGACTATCAAAAGGGCTCAAACAACCTTCTGTTATCTGTGGTGGTGGTCATCGACGCAAGACAAACAAATATCGCTGACGAACAAAAACCAATCACTCCGTATGAAGATCACGTGGAGGAGTTGGCAAAGCTTGAAAAAGAGACATCACCAACGGTAATTGACAAACTCTGGAGGTTAAGCACCTCCACGgatatcaaatatttgaaactAGAGAATACAAACCTCGTAGCTTGA
- the LOC139115449 gene encoding uncharacterized protein → MLRQYFHWVPIIPDVRVDASTMVVGEKCKEQVSYLFSNNPFYRKLPTDGSEDETQYGYVSFVSSSKEPTLQIDFNTSLHEVKVCESNDFEVALKSQLKNLNTTRYGTTSSKTKRPPYDNALLSCHCSECYKILIRRRDVVKAVLKREAFDVVNDVIPVVSEDQAADVSLEAWNYINEMRVTTNQRGIRESEVDAKSLLQASILTACQSVKKNCWKDIKNFIRDHRKHVICISAAIIVLLLIAIAILLSVPHTAVKPTHTTTPTLNTTSVTNTTITSPLMNTTLPTLPTNFTTTENATSISPTNNTVTSLP, encoded by the exons ATGTTGCGTCAGTATTTCCACTGGGTACCTATAATCCCCGATGTCAGAGTCGATGCTAGCACCATGGTTGTCGGAGAGAAATGCAAGGAACAGGTTTCGTACCTGTTCAGTAACAACCCATTCTACCGGAAATTGCCAACCGATGGATCAGAAGATGAAACCCAGTACGGCTACGTCTCCTTCGTATCCAGTAGTAAAGAACCGACATTACAGATAGATTTCAATACATCCCTCCATGAAGTCAAGGTATGTGAGAGTAATGACTTTGAAGTAGCGTTGAAGAGCCAATTGAAGAATCTGAACACCACCAGATATGGTACCACATCCAGCAAGACGAAAAGGCCTCCTTATGACAACGCCTTACTGTCATGCCACTGCTCCGAGTGCTACAAGATATTGATACGTCGCCGAGATGTAGTAAAGGCAGTGTTAA AAAGAGAAGCTTTTGATGTAGTGAATGACGTCATACCTGTGGTGAGTGAAGACCAAGCCGCTGATGTATCACTGGAAGCCTGGAACTACATTAATGAAATGAGAGTTACAACCAATCAAAGGGGCATTCGAGAGAGTGAGGTGGATGCGAAATCGTTATTGCAGGCATCCATTTTAACTGCTTGCCAATCAGTAAAGAAGAATTGCTGGAAAGATATAAAAAACTTTATTAGGGATCACCGTAAACATGTCATTTGCATTTCCGCCGCGATTATTGTTCTTCTTTTGATTGCAATCGCAATATTACTCTCTGTACCACATACAGCAGTGAAACCAACGCATACTACAACTCCGACACTGAACACAACGAGCGTCACAAACACAACGATAACATCGCCGCTGATGAACACAACCCTACCTACGCTGCCTACAAACTTTACAACTACAGAAAATGCTACGAGCATTTCGCCGACAAATAACACAGTCACATCATTGCCATAG
- the LOC139115448 gene encoding uncharacterized protein: MDVNQEEAAINLANVSENQDASKPKQTICIHTRQESYDPAGKNVGNSLQQLFQEENIEVVSSQDYKKQDLKQPFTVVVVIDATPDKGDISEKGEGTVSIAGELARMEPKTAPEGSFLIVIYGDELSKNLGESESIAENWLQVWRVKDDKAYDLARKGRCFSIWEDFNEKQREQIRQYINDIPKVLDVKGTARTLVIGDIAKSQVSDCVNDHPLMMKLVTDETENETEYGYFHFNKVKGREPRVQIDYNIAIPQVKICESTDISVALEEQLQEMYSTKDDTSKAHTILTSKSTKLRYEHVLVASHCDQCFNTLYEKELILTTQLKKAGITPVVDAVPLIGEEYADKVSENTRDYINVARRNTHQHSIEEDEMDGKSLLKAYIYHVCQNPKPSKGSTGRKLAISLLIGLACLVLAATLAMTLQGDEQKDKGENESGHTGLPTNHTTYTTHTPLTDHTDLFNSTPPTIPTNNSTNMTTAVINTAAP; this comes from the exons ATGGACGTCAACCAAGAAGAAGCAGCGATTAATCTCGCAAACGTGTCAGAAAACCAAG ATGCCTCCAAGCCAAAACAGACGATTTGCATCCATACGAGACAGGAATCCTACGATCCAGCCGGCAAGAATGTCGGTAATTCACTGCAACAGCTTTTTCAAGAGGAAAACATTGAAGTCGTATCCTCGCAAGATTACAAGAAACAAGACCTGAAGCAGCCGTTTACGGTAGTGGTGGTTATCGACGCTACGCCTGACAAGGGAGATATATCAGAAAAGGGTGAAGGAACAGTGAGCATAGCTGGAGAGCTGGCTCGCATGGAACCCAAAACAGCACCCGAAG GTTCGTTCTTGATTGTAATCTATGGCGATGAACTGTCCAAAAACCTCGGCGAGAGTGAAAGTATTGCTGAGAATTGGCTTCAAGTCTGGCGAGTCAAAGACGATAAAGCGTACGACCTGGCACGTAAAGGACGGTGTTTCAGCATCTGGGAAGATTTCAATGAAAAGCAGAGAGAGCAGATTCGTCAATATATTAACGACATCCCGAAAGTGCTGGACGTTAAAGGCACAGCTCGCACCCTCGTTATCGGAGATATCGCCAAAAGCCAAGTTTCTGACTGTGTAAATGACCACCCGCTGATGATGAAACTGGTCACTGACGAGACGGAGAATGAAACTGAGTATGGTTACTTCCATTTCAACAAGGTCAAGGGCAGAGAACCGAGGGTCCAGATTGATTATAACATCGCCATACCCCAAGTGAAAATATGCGAAAGTACAGATATCTCAGTCGCCCTCGAAGAACAACTCCAAGAAATGTACTCGACAAAAGATGACACATCCAAGGCACATACCATCCTCACAAGTAAAAGTACAAAGCTTCGCTATGAGCACGTCTTAGTGGCAAGCCACTGCGACCAATGCTTTAACACGTTATACGAAAAGGAGCTAATCCTTACAACTCAGTTAA aaaaagctGGTATTACACCTGTCGTTGACGCCGTACCTCTCATCGGAGAGGAGTACGCCGATAAAGTGTCAGAGAATACACGTGACTACATCAACGTGGCAAGACGCAATACGCACCAGCATTCCATCGAAGAAGATGAAATGGACGGAAAGTCGTTGTTGAAGGCGTACATATACCACGTCTGTCAGAATCCGAAACCGTCGAAGGGTTCAACAGGTAGAAAACTCGCGATATCTCTGTTGATCGGACTGGCATGCCTCGTCCTGGCCGCTACGTTGGCAATGACACTCCAAGGCGACGAGCAAAAAGACAAGGGGGAAAATGAAAGTGGACACACGGGCTTACCAACAAACCATACGACATATACAACACATACGCCTCTGACTGACCATACAGACTTATTTAACAGCACTCCACCAACAATTCCTACCAATAATAGTACAAACATGACCACTGCAGTTATAAACACAGCAGCGCCATAA